The Natronoglycomyces albus genome has a segment encoding these proteins:
- a CDS encoding Hsp70 family protein, whose translation MSSGYLLSVDLGTSHTVAIVHWPDGRSRPLLFDGSPVLPSGIYLDDAGTIHVGKDAHRLATSDPSRFEPNPKQRIDEGTLLLGDREITVATAFAAILSRVARHAVEAVGGLPDAVLTCPAAWGEQRRSVLLDAAAQAGYRPPQLVTEPVAAATYYTTSLNNQLPAGQALAVFDFGGGTLDIAVVARLNDGSLTVKADGGLDDLGGLDIDGALVEHLGTTIASHDEVAWRRLNQPSSPVELRLRRSLWDDARGAKEMLSRTSVAPVTVPGLDVSLHLTRAELEEVSKPLLARAVAETERVIGQSGLDAKNLAGIFLVGGSSRMPLVAKLLHAQLGVAPTVLEQPEIPVAEGALKAVAPPTAPPPTTTPPLGFGGSPHSGAPYAGGTSPMAPVSSSPQQGLPPQQMQSGPQGIQLYPHGQPPYDHTVPLGQPKKDRRKLFALGAVAAVLAIAIPLIIVWFTGERYDQRPFEDLVAVGNNQVPYATDPEQLALNSFSDIRIRGDLAIFAYVDDEYDPLVTSPKLYVQALNVDTGELEWSSEFDGDGWVNETVAGEDLYVLVRDNAISGGYVAMFVDLEDGSEITRQRRDYGQSLRVGEYRVSVDSDDSGLTAHDARGNVAAQWVYPDEDKGYHSYGGVNIWDTEVMPRNPVEVDDPRFWVLTEDGTIHINDINSGEEITSARVEAPHDVYFAFEDHLFVASGDADYTLNVYDLETLDPVAQERVRDFAGEVTGITACGSARVCVREENEDGTASFRVFDVNEEKFVHTSDENHDVQHVFPVGTHLAMQFHEGTSDSFRTRVVDSDFREVTNVDGQFWSVDGASLLSRPFQGSSSFGSSPFEGQFVGLGVDGSRQPFGTIEAYHPCAYSDTRIACFTEAGPRVYAYRDIP comes from the coding sequence ATGAGCTCCGGTTACCTGCTCAGTGTTGACCTCGGCACGTCACATACCGTTGCCATCGTGCACTGGCCGGACGGCCGCAGCCGCCCACTGCTGTTCGACGGCTCCCCCGTGCTGCCCTCCGGGATCTATCTCGACGACGCGGGCACCATTCACGTGGGTAAAGACGCCCATCGCCTTGCCACCTCAGACCCCAGCCGCTTCGAACCCAACCCCAAACAGCGCATCGACGAAGGCACGCTGCTGCTGGGCGACCGGGAAATCACTGTGGCGACAGCCTTCGCCGCCATCCTCAGCCGTGTGGCTCGCCACGCGGTGGAAGCCGTCGGTGGCCTGCCCGATGCCGTGCTCACCTGCCCGGCCGCCTGGGGCGAACAGCGCCGCTCGGTGCTCCTCGACGCCGCAGCACAGGCCGGATACCGGCCCCCTCAGCTCGTCACCGAACCTGTCGCCGCCGCGACCTACTACACGACATCCCTGAACAACCAACTCCCCGCCGGACAGGCGCTGGCCGTGTTTGACTTTGGCGGCGGCACGCTCGATATCGCCGTTGTCGCCCGTCTCAATGACGGAAGCCTGACGGTCAAAGCCGATGGCGGCCTAGACGACCTGGGCGGCCTCGACATCGACGGTGCCCTGGTCGAACACCTTGGCACTACGATCGCCAGTCACGACGAAGTGGCGTGGCGGCGACTCAACCAGCCTTCTAGCCCGGTCGAGTTGCGTCTGCGGCGGTCGTTGTGGGATGACGCGCGTGGGGCCAAGGAGATGCTGTCGCGCACGTCGGTGGCTCCGGTGACGGTGCCCGGTCTTGACGTGTCGTTGCATTTGACGCGCGCGGAACTCGAGGAGGTGTCTAAGCCGCTATTGGCTAGGGCGGTGGCTGAAACCGAACGCGTGATCGGCCAGTCGGGTCTGGACGCGAAGAACTTGGCCGGGATTTTTCTCGTCGGTGGTTCCAGCCGGATGCCGTTGGTCGCGAAACTCTTGCATGCGCAACTCGGGGTCGCGCCCACCGTGCTCGAACAGCCGGAGATACCGGTCGCCGAGGGAGCGCTGAAGGCTGTTGCCCCGCCCACGGCTCCACCCCCGACGACTACCCCGCCGCTGGGTTTTGGTGGTTCGCCGCATTCGGGTGCGCCCTATGCCGGCGGGACCTCACCCATGGCTCCCGTCTCCTCCTCCCCGCAACAGGGCTTGCCTCCGCAACAGATGCAGTCTGGTCCGCAAGGCATCCAGTTGTATCCACATGGCCAGCCGCCCTACGACCACACGGTGCCGCTGGGTCAACCAAAGAAGGACCGGCGCAAACTATTCGCTCTGGGCGCGGTCGCAGCCGTGCTGGCCATCGCGATTCCATTGATCATCGTCTGGTTTACCGGTGAGCGCTACGATCAGCGCCCCTTCGAAGACCTAGTGGCGGTGGGCAATAACCAGGTTCCCTACGCAACCGACCCCGAACAATTGGCGCTGAATTCCTTTTCCGACATCCGTATCCGTGGCGACTTGGCGATCTTTGCCTACGTGGACGATGAGTACGATCCATTGGTGACCAGTCCGAAACTGTATGTGCAAGCGCTCAATGTTGACACGGGGGAACTGGAATGGTCCTCGGAGTTTGACGGCGATGGCTGGGTCAACGAAACAGTGGCCGGGGAAGACCTGTACGTGTTGGTGCGTGACAACGCCATTTCCGGTGGCTATGTCGCCATGTTCGTTGACCTGGAAGACGGTTCGGAAATCACTCGGCAGCGTCGTGACTATGGGCAGTCATTGCGCGTTGGTGAGTACCGTGTCTCGGTCGATAGCGACGACAGTGGACTCACCGCCCACGATGCGCGCGGCAACGTCGCCGCCCAATGGGTGTACCCAGACGAGGACAAGGGGTATCACTCCTATGGCGGTGTGAACATTTGGGACACCGAAGTGATGCCCCGCAACCCCGTTGAGGTCGACGACCCGCGATTTTGGGTCTTGACCGAGGACGGCACGATCCACATCAATGACATCAACTCCGGCGAGGAGATCACCTCGGCGCGAGTCGAGGCTCCGCACGATGTGTACTTCGCGTTTGAGGACCACCTGTTCGTCGCCTCCGGCGACGCCGACTACACGCTGAACGTCTATGACCTGGAAACGCTAGACCCGGTGGCGCAGGAACGAGTGCGGGACTTCGCCGGGGAAGTCACCGGCATCACCGCGTGCGGTTCGGCGCGGGTATGTGTGCGGGAGGAGAACGAAGATGGCACTGCCAGCTTCCGCGTCTTCGACGTCAATGAGGAAAAGTTCGTCCACACTTCCGATGAAAACCACGATGTACAACACGTCTTCCCCGTCGGTACGCACCTAGCGATGCAGTTTCACGAGGGCACCAGCGATAGCTTTCGCACCCGGGTGGTCGACAGCGACTTCCGTGAGGTGACGAACGTCGACGGTCAGTTCTGGTCGGTCGACGGAGCCAGCCTGTTGAGTCGTCCGTTTCAAGGCTCATCATCGTTTGGCTCCAGCCCCTTTGAAGGCCAGTTTGTCGGGCTGGGGGTCGATGGGTCGCGGCAGCCGTTTGGCACCATTGAGGCCTATCACCCTTGTGCCTATAGCGACACGCGCATTGCCTGTTTCACTGAGGCGGGGCCGCGCGTATATGCCTACCGCGACATCCCTTAG
- the rlmB gene encoding 23S rRNA (guanosine(2251)-2'-O)-methyltransferase RlmB: MAKGNSERPGKRKQSKAGSKKGSGGQKKGLQPQGRSLKAEDRPWHKSYTGEDKPQRTQWKQEKERRKAAEEGRVSHIGKAKPRNDRRKRSHDALELLVGRNPVVEALRASVPSATLFVAEGIDSDDRVAEAVRVAHNRGLEVREVPRAELDRRTKGAMHQGLGLEVEPFEYLELPDLIEEATAAPEPALLVALDGVTDPRNLGAIVRSTAAFGGHGLAIPTRRASGMTAVAWRSSAGAAARLPIARVVNMTRAVKDAQQAGIMTVALDGEGDTELYDLPVASDPILLVVGDEGRGVSRLVSETVDFRVRIPIASETESLNASVAASVALSEIRRQRAINLG, from the coding sequence ATGGCCAAGGGCAACTCCGAGCGTCCAGGTAAGCGCAAACAATCCAAAGCAGGCAGCAAGAAGGGCTCCGGCGGGCAGAAGAAAGGCCTGCAACCGCAAGGCCGCAGCCTCAAAGCCGAAGACCGGCCATGGCACAAGTCATACACCGGTGAGGACAAGCCGCAGCGAACCCAATGGAAGCAGGAGAAGGAACGCCGCAAAGCCGCCGAAGAGGGCCGCGTCAGCCACATCGGCAAAGCTAAACCCCGCAACGACCGGCGCAAACGCAGCCACGATGCCCTGGAATTGCTCGTTGGTCGCAACCCCGTGGTCGAGGCGCTGCGCGCCTCAGTGCCCTCCGCGACCCTATTCGTCGCCGAAGGAATCGACTCCGACGACCGGGTCGCCGAAGCCGTCCGCGTCGCCCACAACCGGGGACTTGAAGTACGAGAGGTGCCGCGAGCCGAACTCGACCGCCGCACCAAAGGTGCGATGCACCAGGGCCTAGGCCTGGAAGTCGAACCGTTCGAATACCTGGAGCTGCCCGACCTCATCGAGGAAGCCACCGCCGCCCCCGAGCCGGCGCTACTGGTCGCCCTCGACGGCGTCACCGACCCGCGCAACCTGGGAGCGATCGTCCGATCCACCGCCGCGTTCGGTGGACACGGCCTCGCCATTCCCACCCGCCGCGCCTCCGGAATGACCGCCGTGGCCTGGCGCAGCTCCGCCGGAGCTGCCGCCCGCCTCCCCATCGCCCGAGTGGTCAACATGACCCGCGCAGTCAAAGACGCCCAGCAAGCAGGCATCATGACCGTCGCTCTCGACGGTGAGGGAGACACCGAACTATACGACCTTCCCGTCGCGTCCGACCCGATCCTTCTGGTCGTCGGCGATGAAGGACGAGGTGTGTCCCGCCTGGTCAGCGAGACGGTCGACTTCCGGGTGCGCATCCCGATCGCCTCGGAGACCGAGTCGCTCAACGCCTCCGTGGCCGCCTCGGTCGCCCTCTCAGAGATCAGGAGGCAAAGGGCGATTAACCTAGGGTAG